In one window of Nitrospinota bacterium DNA:
- a CDS encoding twin-arginine translocase TatA/TatE family subunit, which yields MMGIGFPELMIILVIIMIIFGAGKLPEIGNAFGKSIKNFKKSMKEAEEESIDDSKPATSAEPAENPASATTQQAAKKEEEMIDEAAAEIKENRIGTIRTPHDGLVQQGDVFTDSMKRTPGGRGRDRGVSRDVF from the coding sequence GGCTTTCCTGAATTGATGATCATTTTAGTCATTATCATGATTATTTTTGGTGCTGGTAAACTTCCTGAAATTGGCAATGCTTTTGGGAAAAGTATCAAGAATTTTAAAAAGTCCATGAAAGAAGCAGAGGAGGAATCTATAGATGATTCCAAACCGGCCACTTCAGCCGAACCTGCTGAGAACCCGGCTTCAGCGACAACTCAGCAAGCGGCCAAAAAAGAAGAAGAGATGATCGACGAGGCCGCCGCAGAAATTAAAGAGAATCGGATTGGCACCATCAGGACCCCCCACGATGGATTGGTTCAGCAGGGGGATGTTTTTACGGACTCCATGAAACGAACTCCGGGTGGCAGGGGAAGAGACCGCGGAGTTTCGCGGGATGTTTTTTAG